In Thermodesulforhabdus norvegica, a single window of DNA contains:
- a CDS encoding superoxide dismutase: MKRLFLLLLLTTVVCMGLAGCKEKAAKPASDTGKIRPYSAKDFSYLLGTPGFSDNALKLHFALYEGYVKNTNLLLTKMEEMVRQGKSQSSEFSELKRRFGFEFNGMRLHEYYFSSLGGNGIPDKESDLYKAIVASFGSFENWQKDFVDTAMSRGVGWTVLYYDEIQNRLMNVWINEHHVGHPAGCRVILPLDVFEHAFLVDYGLDKKAYIEAFLKALNWKVLEERFRGQPFPERPAEVTEKSGQEA, translated from the coding sequence ATGAAACGCCTGTTTCTGCTGTTGCTACTGACGACGGTTGTCTGCATGGGGCTAGCAGGTTGCAAAGAAAAGGCCGCAAAGCCTGCATCCGACACCGGAAAAATCCGGCCTTATTCAGCCAAAGATTTTTCTTATCTTCTCGGAACACCCGGCTTCAGCGACAATGCTCTGAAGCTACACTTTGCACTGTACGAGGGTTACGTAAAGAATACCAACCTTTTGCTCACAAAGATGGAAGAGATGGTCCGGCAGGGGAAGTCTCAGAGTTCCGAATTTTCGGAACTGAAACGGAGGTTCGGCTTTGAGTTCAACGGTATGAGGCTCCATGAATACTATTTTTCATCTTTAGGCGGAAACGGCATTCCGGATAAGGAAAGCGACCTTTACAAAGCCATCGTTGCCAGCTTTGGCAGTTTCGAAAACTGGCAAAAGGATTTCGTCGATACCGCCATGAGCCGCGGTGTTGGCTGGACAGTTCTTTACTACGATGAAATCCAGAACCGCCTGATGAATGTCTGGATTAATGAACACCACGTGGGACATCCTGCCGGCTGTAGAGTAATTCTGCCGCTGGACGTTTTCGAACATGCCTTCCTGGTCGATTACGGACTGGATAAAAAAGCTTATATTGAAGCCTTTTTGAAGGCGCTGAACTGGAAGGTTCTGGAAGAGCGTTTTAGAGGGCAACCCTTTCCCGAAAGACCCGCGGAGGTTACAGAAAAATCGGGACAGGAAGCTTAA
- the rnhA gene encoding ribonuclease HI: protein MGKEVVIFTDGACSGNPGPGAWAAILKYGEHEKILAGFEPLTTNNRMEMAAVVHALKALKEPCRVTVHTDSQYLKNGITRWIHRWRQSGWITSEKTPVKNRDLWEELDVLSKAHSVTWVWLKGHSGHRDNERCDRIARNFIKLCNNAV, encoded by the coding sequence GTGGGAAAAGAAGTGGTGATTTTCACCGACGGGGCCTGCAGTGGCAACCCCGGCCCTGGAGCATGGGCAGCAATACTGAAATACGGAGAGCACGAAAAGATACTGGCAGGCTTCGAACCGCTGACGACCAATAACCGAATGGAAATGGCTGCGGTAGTTCACGCTTTAAAAGCCCTCAAGGAACCCTGTCGAGTTACCGTTCACACCGATTCTCAGTACCTTAAAAACGGCATAACCCGCTGGATACACAGGTGGAGGCAGAGTGGCTGGATAACCTCAGAAAAAACTCCGGTAAAAAATCGAGACCTCTGGGAAGAACTTGATGTGCTCTCGAAGGCTCATAGCGTTACCTGGGTCTGGCTAAAAGGTCATTCGGGTCATCGAGACAACGAAAGATGTGATCGCATCGCCCGTAACTTTATAAAACTCTGTAACAACGCTGTCTGA
- a CDS encoding DHH family phosphoesterase, translating to MDALSLRNRNDRLRTLLSFFRPDDNVLIVIDPDPDALGSAWALKRILWRRVASTVIAIIRPVKRWNNISMIRLLRIPLTPLENVPVGSFSKFVLVDGQPHHNPVFGSFRFDVVIDHHPLPPEKPASDNDTFYDVRPQYGATSTILTEYLKTAKITPSRSLATALLYGIKTDTRNFERHTREEDIRCFLYLYPKVNHSVLSKIEISDLAVEDLVFFERALKSKIISDQKILVYLGEVPSSDILVIVSEFFLKIHNISWSIAAGKVQDRLIVVARSDGYRKNAGKTLQRCFGSMGPAGGHASMARAEVPLEALRTRLHRKRLTRTCIESFLKKNLL from the coding sequence ATGGATGCCTTGTCCCTTAGAAATCGAAACGATCGGCTCAGGACTCTGCTATCTTTTTTCCGTCCCGACGATAACGTACTCATTGTGATAGACCCGGATCCCGACGCTCTGGGATCCGCCTGGGCTCTGAAGCGGATACTCTGGAGACGTGTAGCCTCAACGGTCATTGCCATAATACGTCCGGTAAAGAGATGGAATAACATCTCGATGATCCGCCTTTTAAGGATTCCCTTAACCCCTCTTGAAAACGTCCCGGTGGGATCTTTCTCCAAATTCGTCCTGGTTGACGGCCAGCCTCACCATAACCCCGTCTTCGGCAGTTTCCGGTTCGATGTTGTGATAGACCATCACCCCCTTCCGCCGGAAAAACCTGCATCGGACAACGACACCTTTTACGACGTCCGCCCTCAATACGGCGCCACATCCACCATTCTTACGGAATATCTAAAAACGGCAAAGATAACACCTTCCAGATCTCTTGCCACTGCTCTTCTTTACGGCATAAAGACGGACACGCGTAACTTTGAGAGGCATACCAGAGAAGAGGATATAAGATGCTTCCTTTATCTGTATCCAAAGGTAAATCACAGCGTATTGAGCAAAATCGAAATCTCCGATCTAGCCGTTGAAGATCTCGTTTTCTTCGAAAGAGCGCTTAAGTCAAAAATAATTTCCGATCAGAAAATACTGGTTTATCTTGGTGAGGTTCCTTCATCGGACATCCTCGTTATCGTCTCCGAATTCTTTTTGAAAATTCATAACATTTCCTGGAGCATTGCCGCGGGCAAGGTTCAGGACAGGCTAATTGTTGTGGCCAGAAGTGATGGATACCGGAAGAACGCCGGTAAAACCCTGCAGCGTTGTTTCGGTTCCATGGGGCCTGCCGGCGGGCACGCTTCCATGGCGAGGGCAGAAGTCCCCCTCGAAGCCCTGAGAACCCGGCTGCACAGAAAGAGGCTTACCAGGACCTGTATAGAAAGCTTTTTAAAGAAAAACCTTCTATGA
- a CDS encoding TolC family protein yields the protein MSGHQRGNKKGCRVRLIRILAIIICIFYPFCSKAEKLSLEECVKRALESYPSLQKSRYEVESSLWRLKEAKLRRWPSMELENLMGIVPDAEGDAITGETIDDEYGFFNKLDVKMALPLVTFGRIGHGIKAAQEALKSQEAAYRSELDEVVLRVHELYYGYLLTSHLMDSTGDLLERFQEAYTIAQERLEKNEPNVTEADVLKLKIGLEGVSKGMRKLERQRQTVIASLLNLIGWDKSEEEFATEDKQLKPVKIKLLDLSEYEEMAKENNARIKQLEAAVQAAKEEYMAEKAKYYPMLLAVGGVKYAVAPGREDQDNPFLNDEYNYFSAGAALAVKWNMNILETRAEVEQKRARYLSLERQLEEARRGIMVKVREAYEKVKETEKNLDSSWEARKAGRALLILNFTNFKFGIGSGKDVFDGLSIYARTAGQYYESVYDYNMAVAQLKQLTGQLYKANNNF from the coding sequence ATGAGCGGTCATCAAAGGGGAAATAAAAAAGGCTGTCGGGTAAGGTTGATAAGAATTCTGGCAATCATAATTTGCATCTTTTATCCCTTTTGCTCAAAGGCCGAAAAGCTGTCCCTTGAGGAGTGTGTAAAGAGAGCGCTGGAATCTTATCCTTCCCTGCAGAAGAGCCGCTATGAAGTTGAAAGCTCTTTATGGAGACTGAAAGAAGCAAAACTCAGAAGATGGCCCAGCATGGAGCTGGAAAATCTCATGGGGATTGTACCCGATGCAGAAGGAGACGCCATTACAGGCGAGACCATAGATGATGAGTACGGCTTCTTTAACAAACTTGATGTCAAGATGGCTCTACCTCTTGTAACCTTTGGCAGAATTGGTCACGGTATAAAGGCCGCTCAGGAAGCCCTTAAATCGCAAGAAGCCGCATACCGATCCGAACTTGACGAGGTTGTCCTCAGGGTTCACGAACTTTACTACGGCTATTTGTTGACGTCCCATCTGATGGACTCCACGGGAGATTTGCTCGAGCGTTTTCAGGAAGCCTACACCATCGCTCAGGAACGCCTTGAAAAAAACGAGCCCAACGTAACGGAAGCGGACGTACTGAAGCTGAAAATCGGTCTTGAAGGCGTATCCAAGGGGATGCGCAAACTGGAAAGGCAGAGGCAAACCGTTATCGCTTCTCTTCTTAACTTAATCGGCTGGGATAAGTCAGAAGAGGAGTTTGCTACCGAAGATAAACAGCTCAAACCGGTAAAAATAAAGCTTCTGGATCTGTCGGAATACGAAGAAATGGCAAAAGAAAACAATGCCAGAATCAAGCAACTGGAAGCGGCCGTTCAGGCGGCTAAAGAAGAGTATATGGCCGAAAAAGCCAAGTATTATCCAATGCTGCTTGCCGTAGGAGGGGTCAAGTATGCGGTAGCACCGGGTCGCGAAGACCAGGACAACCCCTTTCTAAACGACGAATACAACTACTTCAGCGCCGGGGCAGCTCTGGCTGTGAAATGGAATATGAACATTTTGGAAACCCGTGCGGAAGTCGAACAGAAAAGAGCCCGTTATCTTTCACTGGAACGACAGCTCGAAGAGGCTCGCAGGGGCATAATGGTCAAAGTACGGGAAGCTTACGAGAAGGTAAAAGAAACGGAGAAGAACCTGGATTCAAGCTGGGAAGCCCGCAAAGCGGGAAGAGCCCTTCTTATTCTCAACTTTACCAATTTCAAATTCGGCATAGGATCGGGAAAGGATGTCTTTGACGGATTGAGTATTTACGCAAGAACGGCGGGACAGTATTATGAAAGCGTTTACGATTACAACATGGCGGTAGCTCAGCTTAAGCAGCTCACGGGGCAACTTTATAAAGCAAATAATAATTTTTAA